Within Runella rosea, the genomic segment TCCTAAACTGGCCCAACGGCTCTCGGTTTCGCAGCACCACCTCTCGCAGGTGCTCAACGACCGCCTCAATCAATCGTTTTTCGATTTGATGGCGACGTACCGTGTTGAGGAAGCCAAAAGGCTATTGGCCGATAAAGCACTTTCTCACCTCAAAATCGACGAGATTGCCGAGCGTGTTGGGTACAATTCTACGTCGGCGTTTCATACGGCGTTTAAACGCATTACGGGCAAAACGCCCGCGCAGTTTCGGGCAAATAACTAATTTTTTACGGCCCCCAATAGCATAAATCCCGCTACTTTAAAACCCGCTTTGAGCAGCGCCGCTTTTGACGCCTTGTTGGCGAGAGCGCAACGAGCCGCTGGCACTCTTCCCTGTTGATAACATTCTCTTTTCAGTTCTTGGATCAGATAACTGCCTAGTCCTTTTTCACGTTGGTTTTCTGTGACTTCCATAAATAAATCGGCAAAAGGAACATTATAGTGCAGCATGATTCCACCTGTAGCTACCACTTTTTGTTGGTACTCCAACACGTATGTTCCCGAACATTCCACGTGCGGGTCGTCATCCCTGCGAAGGCGAAATTGCACTTCTGGAGGTTGGAAGTCGGTCACAAAATGGTCTTCAAAAAGGATTGCCTGTGCATTAATATCCCGCGCAACCTCGTACGCCATTGAACTAAGTAGGGCGTCATTGCTCTGATATTCAAGGTAAACAGCCTTAGAAACTTTTATCAATTCTTCTAAAAATGCGGCGGCGTATTTACGATAGGCAGGGATGAGGTAAAACTCAAAAATGGTATCTCTATCTGGAATCTCTTGCCCTTTAAGAGAGCCGTAGCCAACGGTGTGCTGCCCGAGCGTAAGTCGGTACGAATCGGTCCATCCCCGTTCGTGACAGGCGTTGTATCTGATTTGAAAATTGTTTTCTTGAAGAAATAAAGAGCGAAAGGGCTTAATAGTGGCAAGGGTGGTTTTTTGTACTTTAAATTTCATATAGGCGTTGAGTAATAAAACCTAAAGATAGGTATTTTGTAAAGATAGAAAACAGCCATTTTGGTTCTTTCAGGATATTAATTTCGGTTGCCTTAATAAGAATATTTCTTAAATTAAAATCGTAATCAGTTGTAAATGAGTCACTAAAATCTGCTTGTGAGACATAAAAAATGAGGGTAGATTCCAACCAAATCGGTTTAAATGGTGTCTTGTAGGTAGTTCTTAGCCATCGATGCACCCATGAAAACATTTATTTTAATTTCTAATCTGATATTTTTAATAACAGTAATTGCCTGCAAAAAATCTTCCGTCACCATCGAAGTGTCTAGGGACGAGCAAATGGCAAGGATGAAGGCCGACTTCAGTTCGTTGGATGGAACCGACTGGGTCTTGAAAAATTACGCGACCAGTCCTTTACCGACAAAGCTGAAAAATACCATAACCCTGAAATTTGAAAAACAATCTGCTGTCAGCTATCACGTAAGTGGTCGCAGTTTTGTTAATTGGTACGGCGGAGATTTTAATTTGGATGAAGAAAAAGGGCTGGTGGTCAACAAAGAGCATTTGGTCTCCACCGAAATGGCTGGCCCGCCGGAAAACATGAAAGCCGAAGAAACGTATTATCAGCATCTTCAAAAGGCTTCCTGCTTTAAAATTGAGGGAAATGGACTTTGGCTTTATGTCGCTAAAACTGATTCAGCCGAAGAGGTCATGTATTTTATAAAAAAGTGATTGGTTTCTAAGTTAGTAATGAATAACTGCGTAAGCAGTTGGTTGAGCGTTGATTTCGAAAATGCCCTCTATTGTATCAGGAGGGTATTTTTTATGCTTGCCGATAAGCACGAACTTCGACTTTGTCGGCAGATAGGGTTTAATTATCAGCAAGGTTGTTGTTTTGCATCAAATAAAACAACAACTATGAACAACGCGCAAACAGCCACTTCTTTATCTTCATCCATTGTCGCCACTCGCCGCTATGACCTCGACTGGTTGCGGGTGATTTGCATCGTTATTTTGCTTTATTATCACGTCGGAATGATTTATGTTCCTTGGGATTGGCACATCAAAAGCACCGAAAAAAGTGAGGTCATGCAGTGGATTATGATTTGGCTGCATTATTGGCGTATGCCGCTTCTGTTTTTCATTTCTGGCGCAGGAACGTACTTTGCCCTCAAAAAACGAACCTATGGTGGCTATGCCCGTGAGCGTATTACGCGGTTATTTGTGCCGCTGGTTTTTGGGATGTTTGTCATCGTGCCCCCGCAAATTTATTACGAACGCCTTTTTAATGGTGTTCAATTCAACGGCTACGGTGATTTTTATCGAACGGTTTTTGATTTTATTCCTTACCCCAAAGGCAGTTTTAGTTGGCATCATCTGTGGTTTGTGGCGTATCTTTTTTTGTTTTCGCTGGTTAGCATTCCCGTGTTTCGTTGGCTGAAAGCAGGCAGTGGTTTAAGGTTCATGGATTGGACAGAACGCTTGGTGGCCCGCAAAGGCGGAGCGCTTTGGTATGCTTTGTTGATTTGTATCAGCCAAGTAATTTTGCAACATTTTTATCCCGATGAGACCCATGCACTCATCGACGATTGGGCCTATTTTGCCTTCAACCTCCTGTTGTTTTGGGGGGGATATATACTAGTAAGTCGACCTGTATTTTGGCAAATGATGCTCAATCAACGCCGTATTTACGCTTGGGCTACGTTCATTACCACCGTGATTATGTACAGCTTATACATCGCAATTCGGTTTTATCATCCTGAGTGGGACGATGTTTGGTGGTGTGATTTACTTTGGGATATAAATTCGTTTTGCTTGACGTGGTTTTCGGTCTTAGCTTCTATCGCATACGGCCACAAATACCTCAACCGCCCGCACCCTATTTTGTCAAAACTCAATGAAGGCGTTTATCCATTTTATATTTTGCACCAGACTGTTATCGTCGCCGTGGGCTATTACTTACTCAAACTTAACTTGGGCGTTTGGGGCGGTTTTTGGGTGATTAGCACGGTGTCATTGGCTTTAAGTGTTGGCTTATATTGGTTGATTATTAAACGAGTAAAAATCCTACGTTTGGTCTTTGGGTTAAAATAACCCTATGCTAAATGACATATAAAAAATACGGAAATTCTGAACTGTTTGATGATAAAAGCACTATTGATGTGCGATTTGAAGGTGAGGAAGTGTTTCTTATCAAACAAAAAAAGTGGACAACAAAAGAGCTTGAAGACCAAGTGGCTAATTTGTACTATTCTGGTGAAAATCTACCCAAAGACCCTGCGGTAGAAAAAGCCCGACTGCCGCCCTTTGCATTGTCATTTTATAAATTCATTTTCTTCAAATCACGTTTGCCTGATGAAACGGAGTTTTGGAATTACTACCTAAAACAACATTTTACCCCCGCCGAGGGTGACTGTGTTCAGGTGAACATTAAGGGGAGTGTAAAGACGTTTGCGGCCAGTTCGGTAAAAGCCCGAATGTTGCGGAGTTATCCATCCTTAGTGCGTGATTTTCATTTTTACGTGCTTTGCCTGAGGTCAGACCAATTTGAAGAAGTACGTTATTCTTTGCATCGGGATTATTTTAACGGCATTGATTTATGCGTGGTGTATGCAGGTGTGGAGTTTCAGGTGTCTATTCTTCTCAACTCTCCAAGGGCGCAAATGTATAAAACTCAAAAATATAAACGCCACGAAGAAAGTCCTCAAAATGAAGTGATTATGTTGTTTGATTTGACCCGTTATTCTCATGAGAAAGGAAAAATTAAGTTGTTTTCCGAGAAGCACGTAGAAGAATTACTCGAAGCATTGAAGTTGCGAATTGCTACCTGATCATTTAAGGTTGGCCAAGAACGCTCGTTAGGATTTGAGAACCAGAAACGCACAATAACGTACCCGAATGCACATTAATGTACAGATTTTTAGGCAAAAATGAGTAGAAAGCGCGGATTTTCTTCTAATTATAGAAAAAGCAACATCCATTTTCTAATGAATTATCACGTTTTTCCTACGTACGAAGCGCTTTCTACCCACGCAGCTGATTTTATATTGGCGTATGTTCGCAACCACCCTCAGGCCACTATCTGTGTTGCTTCGGGCGAAACTCCATTATTGACGTTTCAAAAAATTGTGGCCAACACGCAGCCTGGTGATTTTGACCAAGTGACGTTTGTGGCCTTGGATGAGTGGGTAGGCATTGCTCCCGATAATGCTGGAAGCTGCCGCTCTTACATTGATGCCCCACTGATTAAACCTTTGGGAATCAGCCCCGACCGAGTTTCGTTTTTTGACGGATTAGCCCCTGATTTAGAAGCAGAATGCCAACGTGTCAATGACTTTATTGCGAATAAAGGAGGACTAGACATCATCATGGTGGGCATTGGTTTGAATGGGCATTTGGGTTTGAACGAACCGGGAAGCTCTTTTGAATCCTACGCGCACGTTTCGGAGTTGGAAGAGGTAACAGCTTCGGTGGGGCAAAAATACTTTCAGTCAGAAACGCGGCTTACCCAAGGAATAACGGTAGGGTTAAAGCATTTTTTGGAGGCCAAAACCGCCATTGTTTTGGCAAATGGTCCTCGAAAAAAAGATATTATTAAACGGGTATTGGAAGAACCCATCAGCGAAAGCCTGCCTGCAACGGCCCTGAAATTGCATTCCAACGGGCATTTGTGGGTTGATGCGGCGGCTGATGCCAGCTAGATTCGTTTTCGTAAAGCATCAAAAGCCCCTTTCGTAAATGCCCACAGCGGTACGGTTGACATAATTTTGAGGTCTTCTAGCAGGGTGGTGTCTTCGTCCAAAAAAGCGAAGAGGCGGGGCGTGGGGTTTTTTTTGTAAAGAGCCGTAAAAACATCTTTTCCGGAAGCACGGTTTTTGAGCAATACATTGAGCAATGTGCTGTCGAGCAGCTCTTTAAATCGCTGTCGAAACTTCTTGGGCTCGTGCAGTGGCTTGCCCACCGTAACTAGATTACGCACCAACTCCTGCGTGAAGCGTTGGGTACGCTGAAAGGCATAACCCGTTGATGCCTTCACGTATCCGCCCGCCGTACCGATGCGAACTACGTGTTGACCAATGTGTTGAGGTGTTGGCTCGTCAGTCATGGGAATCACGCCGAATTCTTCGTGCTCAATGCTGAAATTTTCAACTTTGAGAAACTCTCGAATGTATTGGTGAAGCTCAAAATCGTATTCGGTGGGCGAGAGGAGGCTGTCCGAAAAAACCGTGTACTCAATCATGGCCCGCGTGGGGCTTTCGGGCAACACATACATAAATCGCACCCCGATGCCTTTTTGTTCTACCCGATAGTCCATCAT encodes:
- a CDS encoding GNAT family N-acetyltransferase, with translation MKFKVQKTTLATIKPFRSLFLQENNFQIRYNACHERGWTDSYRLTLGQHTVGYGSLKGQEIPDRDTIFEFYLIPAYRKYAAAFLEELIKVSKAVYLEYQSNDALLSSMAYEVARDINAQAILFEDHFVTDFQPPEVQFRLRRDDDPHVECSGTYVLEYQQKVVATGGIMLHYNVPFADLFMEVTENQREKGLGSYLIQELKRECYQQGRVPAARCALANKASKAALLKAGFKVAGFMLLGAVKN
- a CDS encoding META domain-containing protein; amino-acid sequence: MKTFILISNLIFLITVIACKKSSVTIEVSRDEQMARMKADFSSLDGTDWVLKNYATSPLPTKLKNTITLKFEKQSAVSYHVSGRSFVNWYGGDFNLDEEKGLVVNKEHLVSTEMAGPPENMKAEETYYQHLQKASCFKIEGNGLWLYVAKTDSAEEVMYFIKK
- a CDS encoding acyltransferase family protein, producing MNNAQTATSLSSSIVATRRYDLDWLRVICIVILLYYHVGMIYVPWDWHIKSTEKSEVMQWIMIWLHYWRMPLLFFISGAGTYFALKKRTYGGYARERITRLFVPLVFGMFVIVPPQIYYERLFNGVQFNGYGDFYRTVFDFIPYPKGSFSWHHLWFVAYLFLFSLVSIPVFRWLKAGSGLRFMDWTERLVARKGGALWYALLICISQVILQHFYPDETHALIDDWAYFAFNLLLFWGGYILVSRPVFWQMMLNQRRIYAWATFITTVIMYSLYIAIRFYHPEWDDVWWCDLLWDINSFCLTWFSVLASIAYGHKYLNRPHPILSKLNEGVYPFYILHQTVIVAVGYYLLKLNLGVWGGFWVISTVSLALSVGLYWLIIKRVKILRLVFGLK
- a CDS encoding glucosamine-6-phosphate deaminase, with amino-acid sequence MNYHVFPTYEALSTHAADFILAYVRNHPQATICVASGETPLLTFQKIVANTQPGDFDQVTFVALDEWVGIAPDNAGSCRSYIDAPLIKPLGISPDRVSFFDGLAPDLEAECQRVNDFIANKGGLDIIMVGIGLNGHLGLNEPGSSFESYAHVSELEEVTASVGQKYFQSETRLTQGITVGLKHFLEAKTAIVLANGPRKKDIIKRVLEEPISESLPATALKLHSNGHLWVDAAADAS
- a CDS encoding lycopene cyclase family protein, with the translated sequence MQKYDFIIAGGGLAGLSLAYYMNQTVLREKSILIIDQDTKTKNDRTWCFWEKDNQSPFDEIVHRKWQKVFFHGTNFSSSLDLGDYSYKWLRGIDFYDFVKVDLAGNPNIKFVNERIERLKDTPDGGFIITDKDQYLGEYVFDSIKPLRLDLDDCHNMLQHFKGWEIITDKPVFDPECPTMMDYRVEQKGIGVRFMYVLPESPTRAMIEYTVFSDSLLSPTEYDFELHQYIREFLKVENFSIEHEEFGVIPMTDEPTPQHIGQHVVRIGTAGGYVKASTGYAFQRTQRFTQELVRNLVTVGKPLHEPKKFRQRFKELLDSTLLNVLLKNRASGKDVFTALYKKNPTPRLFAFLDEDTTLLEDLKIMSTVPLWAFTKGAFDALRKRI